One genomic window of Conger conger chromosome 7, fConCon1.1, whole genome shotgun sequence includes the following:
- the wdr73 gene encoding WD repeat-containing protein 73 produces the protein MEETSLETDIDDWFIESLKIYSDLHVFELQEPTQVIEWTAEKSICVAGFSTTKINEILELHLPQKLFAKGNQGLCAERDFKVGHGGFSEDPVNCLKHIARTSCVVTSGAPDSKLQVWQIGEDDSDMIKKTGCIEPKNSSKKHCKIASGTTGVACILHGSEFRDIQITELASGTVLYATESDSSDPVSGLQFVDADTFLVCGESGDLCLYDTRAPSALQRACCGDQGGSSWTMGQRKSPSLSDGVSCRVAQLSSTGQVVVSDLRDLRGPLCRAQLNVQQKTPSSDFMTVTWAPSLNGHLAVSGFDGTVQVYDIADWGPELKETQPVFVHRGHVMSSGFEADDALITTHIWHPWKPRTVLSSATDGSLHVWDWVDNRAGST, from the exons ATGGAGGAAACTTCACTGGAAACTGATATCGATGACTGGTTTATCGAGTCATTAAAAAT ATACAGTGATCTTCACGTGTTCGAACTTCAGGAACCAACCCAAGTTATCGAGTGGACTGCAGAAAAAA GTATTTGTGTGGCTGGTTTTTCaactacaaaaataaatgaaattctAGAGCTTCATTTACCACAAAAGCTCTTTGCAAAGGGTAACCAG GGTCTTTGTGCTGAAAGAGATTTTAAAGTTGGTCATGGTGGTTTCTCTGAGGACCCTGTTAACTGCCTGAAACATATTGCCAGAACCAG TTGTGTTGTCACCAGTGGTGCCCCTGACTCCAAACTACAGGTATGGCAGATTGGAGAAGATGACAGCG ATATGATCAAGAAGACAGGCTGTATAGAGCCTAAGAACAGCTCAAAGAAACATTGTAAAATTGCATCTGGCACTACAGGAGTTGCATGCATTTTGCATGGCTCTGAATTCAGAGATATCCAGATTACTGAGCTGGCCTCAGGAACAGTGCTATATGCAACAG AGTCGGACTCATCGGATCCAGTGAGCGGCCTGCAGTTTGTAGACGCCGACACGTTTCTGGTCTGCGGTGAAAGCGGCGACCTGTGTTTATATGACACGCGGGCACCTTCAGCCCTTCAGAGGGCCTGCTGTGGCGATCAGGGGGGGTCCTCCTGGACCATGGGGCAGAGGAAAAGCCCCTCCCTGTCAGACGGAGTTTCCTGCAGGGTGGCTCAGCTTTCCTCCACCGGACAGGTCGTTGTGTCGGACCTGAGGGACCTGAGAGGGCCACTGTGTCGAGCCCAACTTAACGTCCAGCAGAAAACTCCCAGCTCCGATTTCATGACTGTGACATGGGCCCCCAGTTTGAATGGCCATCTTGCAGTTTCAG gCTTTGATGGAACAGTACAGGTTTACGACATCGCAGATTGGGGACCAGAATTAAAGGAGACCCAGCCAGTGTTTGTGCACAGAGGTCATGTGATGTCATCTGGGTTTGAAGCGGACGATGCTTTGATCACGACTCACATTTGGCATCCATGGAAACCACGGACCGTTCTTTCATCCGCGACCGACGGGTCCTTACACGTCTGGGACTGGGTGGACAATCGAGCCGGCAGCACTTAA